A window of Novosphingobium terrae contains these coding sequences:
- a CDS encoding 2Fe-2S iron-sulfur cluster-binding protein gives MTIFKVSTVKTQDITVTASEGQSLMEALRDSGFEDIQAFCGGGCSCATCHVVISPDWFAKLPPVSDEENDLLDSIEGRLATSRLACQIPVSDGLEGMTIMVPQAAD, from the coding sequence ATGACCATTTTCAAAGTCTCCACCGTGAAGACTCAGGACATCACCGTGACCGCCTCGGAAGGCCAGTCGCTGATGGAAGCCCTGCGCGACAGCGGTTTCGAGGATATTCAGGCCTTTTGCGGCGGCGGTTGCTCCTGCGCCACATGCCATGTCGTGATCAGCCCCGACTGGTTTGCAAAACTGCCGCCAGTATCGGATGAGGAAAACGATCTTCTGGACTCGATCGAGGGGCGGCTCGCCACCTCGCGTCTGGCGTGTCAAATCCCGGTCAGCGATGGGCTTGAGGGTATGACCATCATGGTTCCTCAAGCGGCGGATTGA
- a CDS encoding AtzE family amidohydrolase produces the protein MSETLTALTSASAIAGAVREGRVRAVEITLAALESIAARDKAINAVNTVLADRALDTAAAIDAAVARGEDLGPLAGVPIGLKALFDVAGHPTTAGAAMRADAAPAPRDAALLQRLTAAGAVPIAVLNMDEYAYGFVTVNAHFGTTRNPRDTARLAGGSSGGSAAAVAAGMLPLAWGSDTNGSIRVPASLCGVWGFRPAHGSVAEEGSFPFVPMLDTLGPFTNTLEDLRLAMEVAQGQPIAPMKARRVARLGGWFVDHAIPDFYKAFAGIEALLGVLPMTELPHVEAARAAAFLITAHDGGRLHRAELAKRALAFDPETRDRLLAGNLVPTPLRDRAALFGDWFRKQALTLLQRYEVLVAPATPDVAPLMADPMIHTGNGPAPARANLGMLAQPISLAGLPVLSAPLKRPGQLPLGLQLISAPGREGLLFDLAARLEAAGVLGI, from the coding sequence TTGAGCGAGACCCTCACCGCGCTGACCTCCGCTTCGGCCATTGCCGGCGCGGTGCGTGAAGGCCGCGTCCGGGCGGTGGAGATCACGCTTGCCGCGCTGGAAAGCATCGCCGCGCGAGACAAGGCCATCAACGCCGTCAACACCGTACTGGCCGACCGCGCGCTTGATACCGCCGCCGCCATCGATGCCGCCGTGGCGCGCGGGGAGGACCTCGGCCCGCTGGCAGGCGTGCCCATCGGGTTGAAAGCCCTGTTCGATGTGGCGGGCCACCCCACCACCGCAGGCGCCGCGATGCGTGCCGATGCCGCCCCGGCCCCGCGCGATGCCGCGTTGCTGCAACGCCTGACCGCCGCCGGAGCCGTGCCCATCGCCGTGCTGAACATGGACGAATATGCCTATGGCTTTGTCACGGTGAACGCTCATTTCGGCACCACCCGCAACCCGCGCGACACCGCCAGACTGGCCGGCGGCTCCAGCGGCGGATCGGCAGCGGCGGTGGCGGCGGGAATGCTGCCGCTGGCCTGGGGATCGGACACCAATGGCTCGATCCGCGTGCCTGCCTCGCTGTGCGGCGTCTGGGGCTTCCGCCCGGCGCATGGCAGCGTGGCTGAGGAGGGCAGCTTCCCCTTCGTGCCCATGCTCGATACGCTGGGGCCCTTCACCAACACGCTGGAAGATCTGCGTCTGGCGATGGAGGTTGCCCAGGGCCAGCCCATCGCGCCGATGAAAGCCCGCCGCGTGGCCCGTCTGGGCGGCTGGTTCGTGGATCACGCGATTCCGGATTTCTACAAGGCCTTCGCCGGGATCGAAGCGCTGCTGGGCGTGCTGCCCATGACTGAACTGCCGCATGTGGAGGCCGCGCGCGCCGCAGCCTTTCTGATCACCGCCCATGACGGCGGGCGCCTGCACCGCGCCGAACTGGCCAAACGAGCATTGGCCTTCGATCCCGAGACCCGCGATCGTCTGCTGGCCGGCAATCTGGTGCCCACGCCTTTGCGGGACCGTGCCGCCCTGTTTGGAGACTGGTTCCGCAAGCAGGCGCTCACGCTGCTTCAGCGTTATGAAGTGCTGGTCGCCCCCGCGACGCCGGATGTTGCACCGCTGATGGCCGATCCGATGATCCATACCGGCAACGGCCCTGCGCCTGCCCGGGCCAATCTTGGGATGCTGGCGCAGCCGATCAGTCTTGCGGGGCTGCCGGTGCTGTCAGCACCTTTGAAGCGGCCCGGGCAATTGCCTCTGGGCTTGCAACTGATTTCGGCTCCGGGGCGGGAGGGGTTGTTGTTTGATCTGGCTGCCCGGTTGGAAGCGGCCGGGGTTTTGGGGATTTAA
- a CDS encoding DUF4089 domain-containing protein — protein MMENFDPTNWTEQQIREKAQAQGLTLPDACLPGVKANLALLEDRWATVDAALTAIGEAP, from the coding sequence ATGATGGAGAATTTCGACCCGACCAACTGGACCGAGCAGCAGATCCGCGAGAAAGCTCAGGCGCAAGGCTTGACCCTGCCCGATGCCTGCCTGCCCGGCGTGAAGGCGAATCTTGCCTTGCTCGAAGACCGCTGGGCCACGGTGGACGCTGCGCTGACTGCCATCGGAGAGGCGCCTTGA
- a CDS encoding aromatic ring-hydroxylating oxygenase subunit alpha: protein MATSTASILTPFEPELPRNCTFDGDDWAILARHWYPIALAREVGDKPFSTKLLDEPLVIYRAGSDLVVARDICPHRGVPLSLGKQVEGGVTCAYHGLRFGAGGRCNHVPAHPDRDIPARLNLTSYPHVERYGLIWTCLLHDGGEPVIPDMPHWDEAGFQQITCPTIDIFGFAGRQMEGFLDVAHFAFVHTDTFGDANNAVVPPYRPVTTEHGFEVEYRSSVGNYPIGVTDRGKPGFEWLRHFRTHLPFTATLEIHFPDEARLVIMNAASPVSAKVTRLFAPIARNFDKDLPVQDVYDFNRRVFEEDKAIVEAQMPECLPLDPMMEAHIPADMSSMAYRRGLRDMGLSRFFTA, encoded by the coding sequence ATGGCCACCTCTACCGCCTCCATCCTCACGCCCTTCGAGCCCGAATTGCCCCGTAACTGCACCTTCGACGGTGACGATTGGGCGATTCTGGCCCGGCACTGGTATCCCATCGCGCTGGCCCGTGAGGTTGGCGACAAGCCGTTCTCCACCAAATTGCTGGACGAGCCGCTGGTGATCTATCGCGCCGGATCGGACCTGGTTGTGGCGCGCGACATTTGCCCGCATCGCGGCGTGCCGCTCAGCCTTGGCAAGCAGGTCGAGGGCGGGGTGACCTGCGCCTATCACGGCTTGCGCTTCGGCGCCGGTGGCCGCTGCAACCATGTGCCCGCTCACCCGGACCGCGATATTCCCGCGCGCCTCAACCTCACATCCTATCCCCATGTCGAGCGCTATGGCCTGATCTGGACCTGCCTGCTCCACGATGGCGGCGAGCCGGTGATCCCCGATATGCCGCATTGGGATGAGGCGGGGTTCCAGCAGATCACCTGCCCCACCATCGATATTTTCGGCTTTGCGGGCCGCCAGATGGAGGGCTTTCTCGACGTCGCCCATTTCGCCTTCGTCCACACCGACACCTTTGGCGATGCCAACAATGCCGTGGTGCCGCCCTATCGCCCGGTCACCACCGAGCATGGTTTCGAGGTCGAATATCGCAGCTCGGTCGGCAATTACCCCATCGGCGTCACCGACCGGGGCAAGCCGGGATTCGAATGGCTGCGCCACTTCCGCACCCATCTGCCCTTCACCGCCACGCTGGAGATTCACTTCCCCGATGAGGCGCGGCTGGTGATCATGAATGCGGCCTCGCCGGTCTCGGCCAAGGTGACGCGTCTGTTCGCCCCCATCGCCCGCAATTTCGACAAGGACCTGCCGGTGCAGGATGTCTATGACTTCAACCGCCGCGTTTTCGAGGAAGATAAAGCCATCGTGGAAGCGCAGATGCCCGAATGCCTGCCGCTCGACCCGATGATGGAGGCGCATATCCCCGCCGATATGAGTTCGATGGCCTATCGCCGCGGTCTGCGCGATATGGGCTTGAGCCGTTTCTTCACGGCCTGA